In Anopheles ziemanni chromosome X, idAnoZiCoDA_A2_x.2, whole genome shotgun sequence, the genomic window AGTCTCCCGAACACGTGCTTTTTCGATAAGCTTGTCGGCcgggttttattaaaaactcgGCGGCCGAAAAAACCGGCGTAGGCGGCCGAGAAAGGTGTCGATTTTCAAGCGCTTCGGCGTGTCCctttaaaaaagttcttattagaAGCCAAAAAGTTGATTCTTTTGGCAACGTTGCCACTTTTACGTGTGGGTTGCTCGCCCTGTGTGTTTGCCTCGCGTATTATTTCTCCGATACACgtatttttgcttctcttccaACAGTCTCGACTCTGCATTGCTAGGGAATAGACGTGCTCTCCGTTCACTCGCAAATCATGCGTCGTGGTTATGGTGCACTGTTGGATCCAACGCTCGACTCAAGTCTCGATGCTCCGTTCAATGCCATGCCTGGGATCTGAAAGTAAATAGTCGGTAATGTCTGGGCTATTCCTTGCCTCGAAAACGGACACGTTATACATCAAATATTAATCGATGCTATGTGATGTGCCGTTCGCTTCGTGAACGCATTGCGAATGAAGAACGTTCATTCTTTAATGTGTTTTGACCATTATGAATTGAGGAACGTACATTTTTTCACAAAATAGGGGTTTTTTTGAccgacatatttttatttgaaatatcgTTTGCGCATCATCTCGTAACTTTCTGATGCCGATGGCTCATCAGGGACCTTATGAAGATGATTTAAGGTCCTTACACACGAACGGTAGCTGGAACGATCTTGCGGTCTTCCACAAAATGTTAGTTCGGAACAATACGAAAGTTTTTACTCGTACAGGACGGCTCTAATCCCGTTCTTTCCACCTTGAATCCGCTCAAAAGTTAAAATGTGTAActaactaaaattaaaatatccgAGCATGTTATATATTATGGATTTATGTTCATCGATCTGCAACAGAATTACAACTAGCaaaaagataacaaattaGAGCAAAACCTAAATGATGGACATCCAGAGGGGCATGAAGAATAGAAAATAACATACGCTTATGGACGCGGTGCGTGGGGAcgcagcgtgtgtgtgtgtgtggcgcgGTGCAAGTTCTACGCGTTGAAACGCACACGCTCTCAGTTCGCCGTGCACCGCACACACTCTCATCGCGTGTTGTCTACCCACGTACGAGTGGAAGCAAGAGCGAATGCGAGATTAGAGCGAGAGATCGGAGCCAGTGGCCGAAAATTTTAGGCTGGGAGGATGACGAAGGCAAGGTGAAGGTCTTTAAAAATTTCAGGTTATTATGAGACCCGATCTCCTCTCACTGCGATAAGAGACAGATGAGACGAAGTGTCAAACTGTGCTTGCTTTCAACGTGAGTTCATAGAATGGTGAGATCATATCATATAGCCTACGAGATGCCGAATTATCTCTTTCGATATGTTTTAGAGCTTGTCTTTAGCTGTGGTTTGTGAATTCAGTGAGAGAAATCATCAATTTGTCCTTCAATGCAATCAAAATGCATTTGTAGTGTTATTGGTCCGGTAGCAAAGAGACTGGTGGTGATGAGAGGTGGAACGCCCGGTCGGATCAGTCGGGGACTGGGTCTCTCGTAAAATGAAATAACTTGTTTCATAGTTTCTGTCTCGACGACTGAACTCCTTTCGTTAGGCGTGCTTATTTCATAGTAATTATTTCATAGCTATAATGGGGTTAGTTGACAtaaggtttttttcccttttggttAGTTCTGATTTTTCCTAATGGTATTTGGGATGCGTTGGTGAAAGTTTATCAACTTCAGACTTTGTGATACTGCATTTTAAATGATTACTAAACTGAGGATGGTTTCTTATCTTGTCCTAAGGAATGCGTCTTCTGTTTTACTATCTGTCGCTTCGTCATGCGCTTGGTTCCAGCGTGTGATTAGTTTGCGAaaggttgtgtttttgttatgaTTTCTTGTGACTTGATGCGTCGCGGTGTGTTTACGAGTTGTGCTGTTTCAATGCGTTGATTAGAATTTGCTTATGCTGCGTTTTTATAATTTAGGTTGAATCGAGTATGATTGGATGGACATTGAGTAATAAAAGTGTGTCGGGTTAAGGTTGTGCATAGCGCGTACTACACATTCCTATCAGATTTCGTTGAGATTTGTAGTAATGTTTATGGGATGTTCTCACTCAACTCTCGCTTCATCTCACCTGTTCCTGCTCACTGTGTAGAAAACAGGCTTGGGCGCTTCCTGTTTAAAATGTGTCAAATTACAGTTCCTACGAATGTTTCAACCTGACACCTATGGCAGCTTCGGCAAGCAGGGAACGCTGCGGGTAAATAGAATGAGCATCGTACAGCACAAATGTCTCGTCAAGGGCCAAGCAAAATCAGCCATCTTTTTTATCTGTGAACATAATGTGTGTGAAAAGGGTATGCCGCTGCTGATTCGAATGTTTCCTAGTCACATCTAATGTTCGGGCTGAACATTGTAAGTAAAATATGTGCCATATTCATGAAATTATCAAGAAACAGTGAagttcaaatgtttatttgtaAGGAAATTTGCAAGCCTTATTTTTGGGGTGGATGCTTGACATCAATAAATTCAGTGTGGCACTTTAAAGAACTCTAAACAAAACCGCTTACTTATTCACGcattatttcaataattaGTGAGTGCGTTTAAAATACTTGTTAAACGAAGCTTAATTGATTATGGagtgttattttattattcccTTGGGAATTTCTACTGTAATTAAACTGAGAATGGACAATACTGCTACTCACAAGAATCGTTTAATGTTATAAAATCCGTTTCGCTGGAAAGGGTTtataattttgttattttttattcgcttGAAAAGATCCTATAGTGTTCTCCTTGCAGGATAAAATAATATAGGAATTTAACTCGTTAGCGATCTTTTGCTATTTGCCTTCATTATGATCTGGTGAGTTATATTTTGATCCGAGTAGCACTTCAAAAGAATCTTTATTAGACAACGTCTGGCAGATACACGATTATTGTGTATTCAATTAGGGTTTGTGAAATTATTGGATAATGAACCGTTAACTTCGTTCGCTATTTAGTTCGCGCTAAATCATCGACTACCTTTCATTATTCCTTATCCAGATGTGTGTTACGTAACATATTGTTTCTTACTAGACTGGCGACCTGTGAAATGTTTTTACGACAAGCTGTCGAAATATCTGCTAAAACCGTTttgttgttacttttttcgtttgctATTGCAGTAAAAATACAGACGACCAGCTATCCATACCGGTCGTGGTCGACGAGTGCATGAATGGACGGTGAGCCCCCCCCCTTGAGCGTGAGTGCGTGAAAGAGACAATTTGTGTGAGACGCCGCAAAAGAGTTAAAAGTGAGAACGAGTGTACGAGTCGGAACTAGCGAAGCGAAGTGTGAAAGTGGGTGAAAGAGAGTGAAAGAGGAATAGAGAGAAAggacgagagaaagagagcgagagagagagagagattgaGCGAGAGCGAGCGAGACAAGCGAGTTGTGTGTGTAAGAGCGCTAAGGAgctagagaaagagagagagagagagagagagcgagcgaaagagaaaaaagaatgtTCAAACGTATGTAAGAGATATGTCTATCGAATAAGCATGCAAGAGTAACGTGCGAAAGAGTGAGCaagaacgagcgaagcgagaaagagagagagagagagaaagggccaaataaaaaaagatagaaTGCCTTTATCACTATAGTGTACTATCTACTAAAATCAACTATCTGGATCGTGTGATTTGAACTGATAGCAAATGTAAGAGCCTGGCGTGAACGTGAGCTGGACGAACGTGTGAATCGTGAACGTGAACTGTTAGTGTATTCCGTAGGCAACAGAGAGCATCGATCTAAGTTCTCTAACCGAAAAACCTACTTATACCTCTTAGTGCGCAAGGCGTAGTTGTGTGTTAGTAGTACCGGTGGTAGATATATCATCTTCAGAGGGGAAACTAAGACGCGCCGCTTAGCGGAGCTAGTAACTTTTGGAGCAAGCGAATGACTACGGAGAACAACTCTGCAGATATGGGTTCCACCGGGACAGTGCTAGTAGCGGAAGAAGAAGGCGACGAAGCGGTGGAGATACCGCTGGAAGACGACGGGACGCTGCTGCTTTCCACACTGCAGGCCCAGTTCTACGGTGCGTGCGGACTTAAGTATCGGAACCCGGAGAACAAAGCGATTCGGGGCGTACGGCTCAGCGACAACAAGCTGCATCCATTTTCGCCGGAGACCGGCTGGGGCAGCCATGTGTACATCTGCGTGTTTCCCAAGGAGAACAAGCGCAAGAGCGACGACAAGCTGGAAAACTCGACTCCCAAGACGAAGCGCATCGAGAGCCGGAACCGCACGACGACCGATCTGATTGTGCTCGGGTTGCCGTGGAAGACGACGGAGGAGGGCCTGCGGGAGTACTTCGAGACCTTCGGGGATCTGCTGGTCGTGCAGATCAAGAAAGACTCGAAGACGGGCCAATCGAAGGGCTACGGGTTCATCCGGTTTGCCAAGTTCGAGTGCCAGATGAAGGCGCTGTCCAAGCGGCACCTGATTGACAGTCGCTGGTGCGACGTGAAGGTGCCGAGCAGCAAGGATCAGATGCAGCACCAGATGCCGAGCAAGATATTTCTCGGGCGCGTGACGGAGGACATCACCGCCGACGAGATCCGGGATTACTTTAGCAAGTACGGCGAGGTGACGGACGTGTTCATCCCGAAGCCGTTCCGAGCGTTCGCCTTCGTGACGTTCATCGACCCGAACGTGGCGCAGAGCCTGTGCGGTGAGGACCACCTGATCAAGGGCACCTCCGTGTACGTATCGACGGCTTCGCCACGGCCCGAGCATGGCCGGCATCAGGGTAAGGGCCAGATGGGCGGCGGTGGCAATTATGCCACCTACGAGGACCGAGGTCGCTGTGGCACCAGCGGTGGCGGCAATGGGAGCGGAGGTGGAAGTGGTGgcagcggtggcggcggcagaGGAGAAGCGGGTGGCAGTGGAGGCGGTAGCAACGATTACTGCGGCGGCAGCGGCCCCTCAGGTGGTCCGCATGCAGGTAATCCTAACACTAGCTATCATCACGCTGGAGGCGGTGGTGTTGGAGGTGGTGAAGGAGGTGGACCGGGTGGTCCCATCGGAGGTTACAACCATCTGCAAGCCGGTGGcggaggcggtggtggcgttggtggtggaggtggcgtCGGCAATCAGCAGCCCATCTGGAACTACAACGATTACACCGCGCAGAACCGTCAGAATAGCAGTAGCATTGACTCGATGCCGAACTTGCAAGCGCTTGGACTCAACTCGACTGGCCCGAGCGGACAGGGGGGCATGCCCGGTAGCCACCACGTCGGCATGGGAACGCACCTCAATGCCAACGGGGTTGCCGGTACCGTTAACGGAGGGACTGGTGTGATTGGGGCACACGGCGGCCCGGGACTCGGTAGCATGAATCTCAACCAGATGCCAATCAATCCAGCGATTATAGCGGCTGCGCTAAGTCAGTGGAGCCTGATCGGGAATCAAATCCACCAGAATACGGCCTGTGGTCCCGGTGGTCCCGGCGGTCCCGTTGGCCTTCCTGGGCAGACGGGCGTTGGAGGTCCCGGCCCCGGCCCCGGCTCTGGAATGCCGGTTAACGGACCAAATTCGATCGTAACCGGTCAGGAGTACCTGTCCTGGAATGGCAATGGGGCACCGGTAGCAGGTGGACTAACAGGGCGTGTCGAACCAAATCGTCAGTAGGCGACTGCGTTGGATATCGTTCCAAGTATTGTATTTTCGTCGTCAATCGACATGTTCGTTCAGGCGTAATTTTATCCACTAGCGTAGATCAAGTACTCTACACTGAAATTacttaaatatttgttttgtatccGGCTGTCGTAGGCCGGACTCGATGTATTTGCTTCCGTACAGCTTCATTCCGGCATTTTCTTCCGGAGGTCGTAGCCGCTCTGGAAGTTGGATAGATTGACATTCTCTGCAAAAGATTCATATACCTCATATTGATTCGAGCTAAAATATCTTAATTTGCTCATGATGAGCTTTCATTTGGCATTCTTTTCAACGTCCACTCCGGGTTTCATTTTGACTCATAAAGACAAATTTGGAAAAAGAGGCCAGCAGCCTACCTGTACCTATTAGTACTTATCCACTTTTTAAACGTTTTGATTTCTGCGTCAGTCTAACGTACTCCCTCTGAAGATGGCTTTGCTGAACTGATTTCCAACCAATTGTAACTAATTAATGTCTAAGGTTTGCGAGCTCCGTGACCAATCACACTATTGTACCGTGTTGATCTCCGTCAGCCGGTTGTGTCCCCCCTTGTCTCGCTTGTGCCAATGATGCTAGTACATAACACTAACCACTTCAAAACCAATGCTGTTTTGCCAGAAAACGGCAGTTCCGGTCGAGCcgaaaaatgttgatgattCCACGCGAGTGGCGACTGCAAAGGACGAAGAAGCGAGCAAAATGATACATACTAGGAAGGGCATTTCGTCCCTTCGACTTCTTCTAACAGCGGCGTAGTAGCCAATGATTATCCTAAGCCCTCCCCAAGGGTGGCCGATTGAATGTGTGAGGCACCGGAGGAATGTGTGATCGAGCGTATGATTGCGAATGGATGGGAAACtccgggagagagagagagagagaatgaagGAGAGAATGAAATGTAGGTCacagtatgaacaagtatgcgATGGACAGATCGAGGATTAAAATGTAGTACTGCTGAGGATTAGACTGTCTGCATAGTAGCTTCGAAAGGTAACATCGTTGCCCAGCGGGAACATACAAAACACTACGAACCTTCTCGTTGGTACGGATGTTAATTTTCGTTGATTGCATTCTTTGAGTAAGTTACATGTGTGGGTGTGCGTGTACGTGTGCTGTGTGTTGTGTATCAGGCGTGTGTGTGAATGGGTTGTTAGTATCATCATCAGTAGAGAAACTGTTTAAGGATCGCAGCGAAAAAGTATTCTTGGAAACACGTCCACTGCGTAAAATAACGctacaaccaaaccaaatcctAGAGAACAAGCAAAAGTATGTGCGGAAACCAAACAGATTGTACCGTGTAGCATATAAATTAAACGTAGCAGTAAACGATTAACCAAAACCAAGGTAGATCAAACGGAGATCAGTCATATTGCGTTGGCCTCCAACGTACTTGACATTCTCGCGCCTTTCGCCAGAGCCTGGTGAAAGCTGCACTGTAGGTGTAAATGAGATGCGAAGGATGTCTGTGGTCCACGTTGACGGTGTGGGTGAATCCGAAAGGTTGATATTCTGAATGAGTATGGAATGTGCTCTGTagataggaaaaacaaaacatagggAGCCGAGTTCCACACTCGGATTGTTGCGATACGCTAGCGCTTCGATGCCTATCTATTGGGTTCCTGGATCACCTGGGATGGAAGTAGGCGATCAAAGCCGGGCGTATCACAACAGTTCGACTGTACCGAGGCGCTTAGCGTGTGGAAAGCAGATTCCACCTCGGGATCTGTTGTATGGATGGTGGATGGATGAATTGTTGCAAAAGgtgttgttgatgatgttgatgaggATGCGTTGATGCGCGCAGGATTGCGTACGGAGCTTTGGCGGAATGATTGATGGACGTGTGGATCGGATCGGACGGTTGTTTGTGTAAGTAGTTGTTTCCTATCTCCCCAGCATCTTACTATACCTTCCTAGCGTGTGCGTGtccttgtgtatgtgtgatgtATGTGTATCCGTGTGCGTATGTATGCTTGGTTGTATTCGGACgtgagtatgtgtgtgcggATGTGAGGATGGATTAGAGATCAAGTTGAAGATTCTGAGTGTGAGCGCATATTAAAAGTCCTAGTAAAATAACAATCTTCAGTATAAAGTACCTTGTACCCCTTGGCGTATAAAATCTCCAGATGGCCAGCTTTAAGAGGTCGGTTCTCTCACCCTCAACCCTCCACATCCTTCCACATTCTATTCAGCGGAGTGACGAGTTTAAAAAGTTCTCCAGGGGTGCTAACCTCTCAATGCCTCTCGAATCGGCCATACCTTCCGTTTAGAACCGGAGGAATCAGGCATGTGTGTGGTGCCGACGGCGTAATCATTTGGACACAACACAGGGTTTCGCACCTTTCCCAATCGCCAGCGCGCGCACGGTCCGAATGGTTTGGAGTCTTCAGTAACCAACTCTCCCTACTTTTGTTCTTCTGTGTCTTTCCCCCTCCCGTAGATCCTTACGACAGGTTCTAGCACTAGCGATGATTGGTGCAGATCACGGCACGGCGCAGGATTCGAGGGAAAATCGGCCGGCCAGATACGTCGAGCacaaccacgacgacgacgacaatgaCGACAAcaatgacgacgacgaagaggacgacgatgacgacggcaGCGACGGTAGATGGGTGTTCAACCTGTGTTCGCTTGTTTGCTTCCTGAGTAGCTTTAAAACAAATCTGGAAGAGGAGGAGTACCACCGTGCTTACCGACATCAACACAGGTACGTCTGAggtagaaatcgggttaaaAACGCTTTCTAACACTTTTCCCATCGTCGTTACAGACTGGAAGCCGCCTTCGTTCCCCGCGGATCTGTTCGCATACGGTACAAACGAAAGTCCTGCGGCATAGGGTGACGATGAACGCCGTTTGTTATGGGCCCGATGCCTCATACGCCTTTGAAAACCATGGCACCTACGCATCCACGGATCGGTTCATTGCCTCCCTTTCGCCTTGGTGCTGACCACAACTCGTGCACGGCCGTTATGATCGCCCCcgactgaagaaaaaaaaaaccttagtCCATAAGCCTGTCTGTTGTATGTTACAACGCTTTTCGTATTTGTGCTGTTGTGTTGTTGTCCGTAAGCTTTCTGTCTCGAAACACCCGGAAATGTGTAACACTTATGTCCTTTCAACCAATCttagggaaaaaaaagtaagaaaaatcaattagaCAATGGATGTACCTTCCGAACGATAGTGCGCACAGATTGTgcgacgaaaagaaaataatgaaaaattagCTTTAAGTGCCATCTCAAAGTTTTCCCCTCCTTCACACGCCTTCACAGATaaagacaagaaaaaagtaaacccCCACGTAGTACAATAGGTTTCAGTTTATTACCATTTCTTTGTTTATCGACCCCTTGTGTTAAAATGGGACAACGGCAAAGATATTGGTAATCTTAACACAAAACAGTGTTTTCACTAAGTCAAATTGTATGCGATCCACTCAGAGACATTGTATAATAAagagtttgaaaaaaatgagaTAAACAAGAGCATTTAGAAGAGTTGATTGTGCTGGGTGAGATGGTGGTGTTACGTTTGCTAGAATACATTACTTTGAAATCTTGCCTGAATGCTTTGGAGGGACCTTTTTGACCCTTCTTTTTCAACACACTTACAACAAAACTTCTCAATTTTCGAAGACTACTTTTAATTATACGTGTTGATTATCTTTTGCCCTTTTTGGGGTTTTTGACGCACCTCCATGTTTTCGTTAGCTCGGtgtaaaggaaaaggaaagatcAGAAAATTCTTCAAATAGGTCGAAGGTAGCATTTGTAAAAGAGCGATCAAAAAGGACAAACCAAAGCATGCGAGCTAGATTCTAAAGTAATGTTTTCTAGTGATAAGTAACGTTTCGTTT contains:
- the LOC131290378 gene encoding TAR DNA-binding protein 43-like — encoded protein: MTTENNSADMGSTGTVLVAEEEGDEAVEIPLEDDGTLLLSTLQAQFYGACGLKYRNPENKAIRGVRLSDNKLHPFSPETGWGSHVYICVFPKENKRKSDDKLENSTPKTKRIESRNRTTTDLIVLGLPWKTTEEGLREYFETFGDLLVVQIKKDSKTGQSKGYGFIRFAKFECQMKALSKRHLIDSRWCDVKVPSSKDQMQHQMPSKIFLGRVTEDITADEIRDYFSKYGEVTDVFIPKPFRAFAFVTFIDPNVAQSLCGEDHLIKGTSVYVSTASPRPEHGRHQGKGQMGGGGNYATYEDRGRCGTSGGGNGSGGGSGGSGGGGRGEAGGPHAGNPNTSYHHAGGGGVGGGEGGGPGGPIGGYNHLQAGGGGGGGVGGGGGVGNQQPIWNYNDYTAQNRQNSSSIDSMPNLQALGLNSTGPSGQGGMPGSHHVGMGTHLNANGVAGTVNGGTGVIGAHGGPGLGSMNLNQMPINPAIIAAALSQWSLIGNQIHQNTACGPGGPGGPVGLPGQTGVGGPGPGPGSGMPVNGPNSIVTGQEYLSWNGNGAPVAGGLTGRVEPNRQ